One Phocaeicola dorei genomic region harbors:
- a CDS encoding PhoH family protein, producing MIEKHIVLEDIDPVIFYGVNNVNMKMIQALYPKLKIVARGNVIKVLGDEEEMCAFEENILALEKHCAQYNSLKEEVILDIVKGRSPQIEKTGDTIVFSVTGKPIVPRSENQLRLVQEYEKNDMLFAIGPAGSGKTYTAIALAVRSLKNKEIKKIILSRPAVEAGEKLGFLPGDMKDKIDPYLQPLYDALQDMIPAAKLKEYMELNVIQIAPLAFMRGRTLNDAVVILDEAQNTTTQQIKMFLTRMGMNTKMIVTGDMTQIDLPSSQTSGLIQALKILKGVKGISFIELNKKDIVRHKLVTRIVEAYEKFEEKQKTLHSCHSERSEKSENIKRIY from the coding sequence ATGATAGAAAAACATATAGTTTTAGAGGATATTGATCCTGTTATATTTTATGGCGTAAACAACGTCAATATGAAAATGATACAAGCTTTGTATCCCAAATTAAAAATTGTGGCACGTGGAAATGTCATCAAAGTATTGGGAGACGAAGAGGAAATGTGTGCTTTTGAAGAGAATATATTGGCTTTGGAAAAGCATTGCGCCCAGTATAATTCACTGAAAGAAGAAGTGATTTTAGATATAGTGAAAGGTCGTTCACCCCAAATAGAGAAAACAGGGGATACTATTGTATTCAGTGTAACAGGAAAACCGATCGTCCCCCGTAGTGAGAACCAATTGAGGCTGGTACAAGAATATGAGAAGAACGATATGCTGTTCGCTATCGGTCCCGCAGGTTCAGGAAAGACCTATACCGCTATTGCCCTTGCTGTCCGTTCTCTGAAAAACAAAGAAATCAAAAAAATTATTTTGAGCCGTCCAGCTGTAGAGGCAGGAGAAAAACTCGGATTTTTACCCGGTGATATGAAAGATAAGATTGACCCTTATCTACAACCACTATATGACGCATTACAAGATATGATTCCCGCCGCCAAGCTAAAAGAATATATGGAACTGAATGTGATTCAAATTGCCCCATTAGCATTTATGCGCGGACGCACCTTGAATGACGCTGTAGTGATATTGGACGAGGCTCAAAATACCACCACCCAGCAAATTAAAATGTTCCTCACTCGTATGGGGATGAACACCAAAATGATTGTAACAGGTGACATGACACAGATAGACTTACCATCTTCACAAACTTCGGGATTGATACAAGCACTAAAAATTCTGAAAGGCGTGAAAGGAATCAGTTTCATCGAACTCAACAAGAAGGACATTGTACGGCACAAACTGGTTACCCGCATTGTGGAAGCATACGAGAAGTTTGAAGAAAAACAGAAAACCCTTCATTCATGCCATTCTGAACGAAGTGAAAAATCTGAAAACATAAAACGAATTTATTGA
- a CDS encoding peptidylprolyl isomerase, giving the protein MENKYITVAYKLYVMQDGQKTLVEEATVEHPFQFISGLGTTLERFETEITALKKGDKFKFVIPTAEAYGEYMPEGVRTVSKDMFTIDGVFDEERIFPGAVIPLQDNEGHHFYATVSEVTNDTVTVDLNHPHAGKDLTFEGEVVESRTATNEEIQEMVKMMSGEGCGCGCGDCGEGCGDEGGCGCGHCH; this is encoded by the coding sequence ATGGAAAATAAGTACATCACCGTAGCATACAAACTTTATGTAATGCAGGACGGCCAGAAAACATTGGTAGAAGAAGCAACTGTAGAACATCCTTTCCAATTCATATCCGGATTAGGAACCACACTGGAACGCTTTGAAACAGAAATAACAGCCTTAAAGAAGGGTGACAAATTTAAATTTGTCATTCCTACCGCAGAAGCCTACGGAGAATATATGCCCGAAGGTGTGCGCACTGTATCTAAAGATATGTTCACCATTGATGGTGTTTTTGATGAAGAACGCATCTTCCCGGGAGCTGTCATTCCCTTACAGGACAATGAGGGACATCACTTCTACGCTACCGTAAGCGAAGTAACCAATGACACTGTAACTGTAGATTTGAACCATCCTCATGCAGGTAAAGATCTCACTTTTGAAGGTGAAGTAGTAGAATCCCGCACAGCCACTAATGAAGAAATTCAGGAAATGGTAAAAATGATGAGTGGAGAAGGATGCGGCTGTGGTTGTGGTGACTGCGGAGAAGGATGCGGTGATGAAGGTGGATGCGGATGCGGACATTGTCATTAA
- a CDS encoding putative DNA modification/repair radical SAM protein: protein MNENVLAKLKILAESAKYDVSCSSSGTVRRNQSGALGNTVGGWGICHSFAEDGRCISLLKIMLTNYCIYDCAYCINRRSNDIPRATLSVSELVDLTIEFYRRNYIEGLFLSSGVVRNPDYTMERLVRVAKDLRLVHKFNGYIHLKSIPGASRELVNEAGLYADRLSVNIEIPKEENLKLLAPEKDHKSVYQPMRYIQQGILTNKEDRKKFRHVPRFVPAGQSTQMIVGATTESDKDILYLSSSLYQHPTMRRVYYSGYISVNTYDKRLPALKQPPLVRENRLYQADWLLRFYQFKVEEIVDDSYPDLDLEIDPKLGWALRHPEQFPIDINQADYEMILRVPGIGIKSARQIIASRRFSKLGFYELKKIGVVMKKAQYFITCNELPTRTVNELTPTGVRRLLVPKPKKKVDERQLILNFTDNE from the coding sequence ATGAATGAGAATGTCCTTGCCAAATTGAAAATACTCGCAGAATCTGCTAAATATGATGTTTCCTGCTCTAGTAGTGGGACCGTGCGCCGTAACCAATCCGGCGCATTGGGAAACACCGTAGGCGGCTGGGGGATATGCCATAGCTTCGCCGAGGACGGTCGTTGCATATCCTTGCTGAAAATAATGCTGACCAATTATTGTATCTATGACTGTGCCTATTGTATCAATAGAAGAAGCAATGACATTCCCCGCGCCACGCTTTCGGTAAGCGAACTGGTAGACCTCACCATCGAATTCTACCGACGCAACTATATAGAAGGGCTTTTCCTCAGTTCCGGCGTTGTACGCAATCCTGATTACACCATGGAAAGGTTGGTACGTGTTGCCAAAGACCTGCGGTTAGTACACAAATTCAACGGATATATTCACCTGAAAAGTATCCCCGGAGCCAGTCGCGAACTAGTCAATGAAGCCGGACTCTACGCCGACCGTCTCAGTGTAAACATAGAAATTCCCAAAGAAGAGAATCTGAAATTACTGGCTCCCGAAAAAGATCACAAAAGTGTATACCAGCCCATGCGCTATATCCAGCAGGGAATACTTACCAACAAAGAAGACCGAAAAAAATTCCGCCATGTTCCACGCTTCGTTCCTGCCGGACAAAGTACGCAGATGATTGTCGGTGCCACAACCGAATCAGACAAAGACATCCTTTATCTTTCTTCTTCACTCTACCAACACCCCACCATGAGGCGCGTCTACTACTCTGGATATATATCCGTAAATACATACGACAAACGGCTTCCGGCACTGAAACAGCCGCCATTGGTACGTGAGAACCGTTTGTATCAAGCCGACTGGCTGTTACGTTTCTATCAATTTAAAGTAGAAGAAATAGTCGATGACTCCTATCCTGATCTAGATTTGGAAATCGACCCCAAATTAGGTTGGGCATTACGGCATCCAGAACAATTTCCTATAGATATAAACCAGGCAGATTACGAAATGATTCTCAGAGTACCGGGTATCGGAATCAAATCGGCAAGACAAATCATCGCGTCACGCCGCTTCTCAAAACTGGGATTCTATGAACTGAAAAAAATAGGTGTAGTGATGAAAAAAGCGCAATACTTCATAACCTGCAACGAACTCCCCACCCGGACTGTTAATGAACTAACTCCGACAGGAGTACGCAGACTGTTAGTACCCAAACCCAAAAAGAAAGTGGACGAACGCCAATTAATACTAAACTTTACTGATAACGAATGA
- the truA gene encoding tRNA pseudouridine(38-40) synthase TruA, which yields MRYFIYLAYDGTNYHGWQIQPNGDSVQETLMRAFSTFLRQEIEVVGAGRTDAGVHARLMVAHFDYDQELDCVQITEKLNRLLPSDIAVYDVKRVKDDAHARFDATYRTYKYYVTIRKDPFNRHYAWRLFNSLDFEKMNEAARVLFDYTDFTSFSKLHTDVKTNNCRIMYAEWTRVSGTEWVFTIKADRFLRNMVRAVVGTLVEVGRGKMTLDGFRKVIENKDRCSAGSSVPGHALFLVDVGYPEELFIVSPSDISNT from the coding sequence ATGCGGTATTTCATATATTTGGCTTATGATGGGACAAATTATCACGGTTGGCAGATTCAGCCCAATGGTGACAGTGTACAGGAAACATTAATGCGTGCTTTTTCTACTTTTCTCCGTCAAGAAATAGAGGTAGTGGGAGCAGGACGTACTGATGCCGGCGTGCATGCACGTCTCATGGTCGCGCATTTTGATTATGACCAGGAGTTGGATTGTGTTCAGATAACGGAGAAATTGAATCGCTTGCTTCCTTCCGATATAGCGGTTTACGATGTGAAGCGGGTGAAGGATGATGCGCATGCCCGTTTTGACGCGACTTATCGTACTTATAAGTATTATGTGACTATCCGGAAAGATCCGTTTAACCGTCATTATGCTTGGAGGCTTTTTAATTCATTGGATTTTGAGAAAATGAATGAGGCTGCCCGTGTATTGTTTGATTATACTGATTTTACCAGTTTCAGTAAATTGCATACTGATGTGAAGACGAATAATTGCCGGATTATGTATGCTGAATGGACGCGGGTGAGTGGAACAGAATGGGTATTTACTATTAAAGCCGACCGTTTTTTACGGAATATGGTAAGGGCTGTGGTAGGTACGCTGGTGGAAGTGGGGCGTGGTAAAATGACTTTAGATGGGTTCAGGAAGGTGATAGAGAATAAAGATCGTTGTAGTGCCGGTAGTTCTGTGCCGGGACATGCCTTGTTTTTAGTAGATGTGGGATATCCGGAAGAACTGTTTATTGTTTCTCCGTCAGATATTTCCAATACCTGA
- the ilvD gene encoding dihydroxy-acid dehydratase: MKNQLRSSFSTQGRRMAGARALWVANGMKKEMMGKPIIAIVNSFTQFVPGHTHLHEIGQQVKVEIEKLGCFAAEFNTIAIDDGIAMGHDGMLYSLPSRDIIADSVEYMVNAHKADAMVCISNCDKITPGMLMAAMRLNIPAVFVSGGPMEAGEWNNQHLDLIDAMIKSADASVSDEDVAQIENNACPGCGCCSGMFTANSMNCLNEAIGLGLPGNGTILATHANRTQLFKDAAALIVKNAYKYYEEGDDSVLPRNIATRDAFLNAMTLDIAMGGSTNTVLHLLAIAHEAEVDFKMDDIDMLSRHVPCLCKVAPNTQKYHIQDVNRAGGILNILGELSKGGLLKTDVKRVDGLTLAEAVEKYNICKKEVDTEAKRIYSSAPGNKFNIKLGSQNAVYKELDTDRANGCIRDLQHAYSKDGGLAVLKGNIAQDGCVVKTAGVDESIWKFSGPAKVFDSQDAACEGILGGKVVSGDVVVITHEGPKGGPGMQEMLYPTSYIKSKHLGKECALITDGRFSGGTSGLSIGHISPEAAAGGNIGKIVDGDIIEIDIPNRSINVKLSDEELAARPMTPVTRDRKVPKSLKAYASMVSSADKGGVRIID; this comes from the coding sequence ATGAAGAATCAGTTACGCAGTTCGTTTAGCACACAGGGTCGCCGTATGGCAGGAGCGAGAGCTTTATGGGTGGCTAACGGCATGAAAAAAGAAATGATGGGCAAGCCCATTATAGCCATAGTAAATTCGTTTACACAGTTTGTTCCGGGACATACCCATCTGCATGAAATAGGTCAGCAGGTGAAAGTTGAGATTGAAAAACTGGGATGTTTTGCAGCAGAATTCAATACGATTGCCATTGATGACGGAATAGCTATGGGACACGATGGTATGCTGTATTCACTGCCCAGTCGTGATATCATTGCCGACAGCGTGGAATATATGGTGAATGCTCACAAGGCGGATGCAATGGTGTGTATCAGTAATTGTGACAAAATCACTCCAGGTATGCTGATGGCTGCCATGCGACTGAACATACCGGCTGTTTTTGTATCGGGTGGTCCTATGGAAGCGGGAGAATGGAATAACCAGCATCTTGATTTGATAGACGCCATGATTAAATCTGCTGATGCATCGGTCAGCGATGAGGATGTGGCTCAAATTGAAAATAATGCGTGTCCTGGCTGTGGTTGCTGTTCGGGTATGTTTACGGCTAATTCCATGAATTGCCTCAATGAGGCTATTGGTCTGGGGCTTCCGGGGAATGGCACTATTTTGGCGACTCATGCCAACCGTACTCAGTTGTTTAAAGATGCGGCTGCTCTGATAGTGAAGAATGCTTATAAATATTATGAGGAGGGAGATGACAGCGTGTTACCACGCAACATTGCTACTCGTGACGCTTTTCTGAATGCCATGACATTGGATATTGCAATGGGTGGTTCTACCAATACTGTGCTCCATCTTTTAGCTATCGCCCACGAGGCGGAAGTAGATTTCAAGATGGATGATATTGATATGCTTTCACGCCATGTGCCTTGTTTGTGTAAAGTAGCTCCGAATACACAGAAATATCATATCCAGGATGTGAACCGTGCCGGTGGTATCCTTAATATATTGGGAGAATTATCCAAGGGTGGTTTGCTGAAAACTGATGTGAAACGAGTGGACGGCCTGACATTGGCGGAAGCTGTCGAAAAATATAATATATGTAAGAAAGAAGTGGATACTGAAGCAAAACGTATTTATTCAAGTGCTCCGGGAAACAAATTCAATATAAAGTTAGGTTCTCAGAATGCTGTTTATAAAGAACTGGATACAGATCGTGCCAATGGTTGTATCCGCGATTTGCAACATGCCTATAGTAAAGATGGGGGTTTGGCCGTTTTGAAAGGGAACATTGCACAGGATGGTTGCGTAGTGAAAACGGCCGGAGTGGATGAAAGTATTTGGAAATTCTCGGGGCCTGCCAAGGTGTTTGATTCGCAGGATGCTGCTTGTGAAGGTATTTTAGGAGGAAAAGTAGTCAGCGGAGATGTTGTTGTTATCACTCATGAAGGTCCGAAAGGTGGTCCCGGTATGCAGGAAATGCTTTATCCTACTTCTTATATCAAATCCAAGCATTTAGGAAAAGAATGTGCTTTGATTACCGACGGACGTTTTAGTGGAGGAACTTCGGGATTAAGCATCGGGCATATTTCTCCCGAAGCTGCAGCGGGTGGTAATATCGGAAAAATAGTGGATGGTGATATAATTGAAATCGATATTCCGAATCGCAGTATCAATGTGAAACTGAGTGACGAAGAATTGGCCGCCCGACCGATGACACCGGTGACCCGTGACCGTAAAGTTCCTAAAAGCTTGAAGGCATACGCTAGTATGGTAAGTTCTGCAGATAAAGGAGGAGTGAGAATCATTGACTAA
- a CDS encoding phosphoribosylaminoimidazolesuccinocarboxamide synthase: protein MSKALTRTDFNFPGQKSVYHGKVRDVYNINDEKLVMVATDRISAFDVVLPEGIPYKGQMLNQIAAKFLDATTDICPNWKMATPDPMVTVGVMCQGFPVEMIVRGYLCGSAWRAYKNGVREICGVQLPEGMKENQKFPEPIITPTTKAEMGLHDEDISKEEILKQGLATPEEYEILEKYTLALFKRGTEIAAERGLILVDTKYEFGKHNGTIYLMDEIHTPDSSRYFYLEGYEERFAKGEPQKQLSKEFVREWLMENGFQGKEGQQVPEMTPEIVNSISERYMELFEHITGEKFVKADTENIAARIEKNVTEYLK from the coding sequence ATGAGTAAAGCATTAACAAGAACAGACTTTAACTTTCCGGGACAGAAAAGTGTGTACCACGGCAAAGTGCGTGATGTATACAACATCAATGACGAAAAGTTAGTAATGGTAGCTACCGACCGTATCTCCGCATTCGACGTAGTTCTGCCTGAAGGTATTCCCTACAAAGGACAAATGCTGAACCAGATTGCAGCCAAATTTCTGGATGCAACTACTGACATCTGCCCCAACTGGAAAATGGCGACCCCAGATCCTATGGTTACCGTAGGAGTTATGTGTCAAGGTTTTCCTGTGGAAATGATTGTCCGTGGTTACCTGTGCGGTAGCGCATGGCGTGCTTACAAAAACGGCGTTCGCGAAATCTGTGGTGTACAACTTCCCGAAGGAATGAAAGAAAACCAGAAATTTCCCGAACCAATCATTACTCCAACCACTAAAGCCGAAATGGGCCTGCATGACGAAGACATCTCTAAGGAAGAAATTCTGAAACAAGGTCTGGCTACTCCCGAAGAATACGAAATATTGGAAAAATATACATTGGCTCTGTTCAAACGCGGTACTGAAATCGCTGCAGAACGCGGACTGATCCTGGTAGATACCAAATACGAATTCGGTAAACACAACGGCACTATTTACCTGATGGATGAGATCCACACTCCGGATTCAAGCCGTTACTTCTATTTGGAAGGTTATGAAGAACGCTTTGCAAAAGGCGAACCTCAAAAACAACTTTCTAAAGAATTCGTACGCGAATGGTTGATGGAAAATGGTTTCCAAGGCAAAGAAGGACAACAAGTTCCCGAAATGACTCCGGAAATCGTAAATTCTATCAGCGAACGCTACATGGAACTGTTCGAGCACATCACCGGCGAAAAATTTGTGAAAGCAGACACTGAAAACATCGCCGCACGTATAGAAAAGAACGTAACCGAATACTTGAAATAA
- a CDS encoding TIGR03915 family putative DNA repair protein — protein MILFIYDHTFEGLLTCIFDAYFRKTFPDLLLMEGEPLPLFYNEAIHIATDEEKAGRVWRGLQKKISKHALFSLTCCWLSELPKVDEMLFHYIQKAINSPHSIETNFADPDVLELAKIYKRVDGERVHLMQFVRFQKAADGTFFAAVKPQFNALPLAVDHFKDRFADQRWLIYDVKRQYGYYYNLTEMEEVTFEDPRQAHLVTGMLNETLMDNNERLFQELWKTYFKSICIKERWNPQKHRQDMPVRYWKYLTEKQ, from the coding sequence ATGATTCTGTTTATCTATGACCATACATTTGAAGGCTTGCTGACTTGCATTTTCGATGCTTACTTCCGCAAAACCTTTCCTGACTTGCTCTTGATGGAAGGCGAGCCGCTACCCTTGTTTTACAATGAAGCCATACACATAGCCACTGATGAAGAGAAAGCCGGACGCGTGTGGCGCGGATTACAGAAAAAAATCTCCAAGCATGCCCTTTTCAGCTTGACCTGCTGCTGGTTATCAGAATTACCAAAGGTGGACGAAATGCTTTTCCACTATATCCAGAAGGCCATAAACTCTCCTCATTCTATTGAGACCAACTTTGCCGATCCTGATGTGCTGGAGCTTGCGAAAATCTATAAAAGAGTAGATGGAGAACGAGTACACCTCATGCAGTTCGTCCGTTTCCAAAAAGCAGCGGACGGAACTTTCTTTGCAGCCGTAAAACCTCAATTCAACGCACTGCCACTGGCTGTGGATCATTTCAAAGACCGTTTTGCCGACCAGCGTTGGCTCATTTATGATGTGAAGCGACAATATGGGTATTACTATAATCTAACAGAGATGGAAGAAGTAACATTTGAAGATCCCCGCCAAGCACATCTGGTCACAGGAATGCTAAATGAAACATTGATGGACAACAATGAGAGATTATTTCAGGAACTTTGGAAAACATATTTCAAGTCCATTTGTATCAAAGAACGTTGGAATCCCCAAAAACACCGGCAAGATATGCCTGTCAGGTATTGGAAATATCTGACGGAGAAACAATAA
- a CDS encoding DUF5715 family protein, whose translation MNCMKGACCTLLSLLFSLTVSSGCKEKDMSMKMNEPHNIKGVISYKRSFGDLNDTHLSVAKKIGIRPLASRSEAEGLGGKLVQIKPCERYAMDSLTHSIPFLIPQASALLDTIGANFLDSLSCKGLNPNQIIVTSVLRTADDVKRLRRRNGNASANSAHAFGTTFDVSYRRFCKVEDPDGRPMQDVSPDTLKLVLAEVLRDLRKSDKCYIKYELKQGCFHITAR comes from the coding sequence ATGAATTGTATGAAAGGTGCATGTTGCACGCTATTGTCACTTTTGTTTTCCTTGACAGTTTCTTCCGGTTGCAAGGAAAAAGATATGTCCATGAAGATGAATGAGCCTCATAATATAAAAGGTGTAATTAGCTATAAACGTAGTTTCGGTGATTTGAATGATACTCATCTCAGTGTAGCGAAGAAAATAGGAATTCGCCCGTTGGCTTCTCGTTCGGAAGCAGAGGGATTGGGTGGTAAATTGGTCCAGATAAAACCTTGTGAGCGTTATGCTATGGATTCGCTGACTCACTCCATTCCTTTTCTGATTCCGCAAGCTAGTGCGTTATTGGATACAATAGGAGCCAATTTTTTGGATTCATTGAGTTGCAAAGGATTGAATCCTAATCAAATCATTGTTACTTCTGTACTTCGTACGGCAGATGATGTGAAACGTCTTCGTCGTCGCAATGGAAATGCTTCTGCTAATTCAGCTCATGCTTTTGGGACAACTTTCGATGTCAGTTACCGTCGGTTTTGTAAAGTGGAAGATCCGGATGGACGTCCTATGCAGGATGTTAGTCCGGATACGCTGAAGTTGGTATTGGCCGAGGTACTCCGTGATCTTCGGAAGTCGGACAAATGCTATATCAAATATGAGTTGAAACAGGGATGTTTTCATATAACAGCCCGCTGA